AGTTCGCCCAGGACAAGCCCTTGAGCATGAGCGCCAGCATCTGCTTCGAGCAGAACTATAGCGGTGTAGACGGCGACAGCGCGTCGTCCACCGAGATCTATGCCCTGCTCTCCAGCCTGGCAGATCTTCCTTTGCGGCAGGACATTGCGGTGACTGGGTCGGTGAATCAGAAGGGCGAGATTCAGCCCATCGGCGGGGTCAACGAAAAGATTGAGGGCTTTTTCCGCGTGTGCAAGGTGCGCGGGCTTACCGGTCGGCAGGGGGTCATCATCCCCAGGCGGAATGTGCAGGACCTGGCCCTGCACAAAGAGGTCGTCGAAGCAGTCAAGAAAGGCAAGTTTCACATCTATCCGGTCGACACCATCGATCAGGGCATTACGATTCTTACCGGGGTGCCTGCAGGGGAACGCGGGCCTGACGGCCGTTTCCCCGAGGGTACTGTCAACGCACGGGT
The DNA window shown above is from candidate division KSB1 bacterium and carries:
- a CDS encoding ATP-dependent protease, with protein sequence FAQDKPLSMSASICFEQNYSGVDGDSASSTEIYALLSSLADLPLRQDIAVTGSVNQKGEIQPIGGVNEKIEGFFRVCKVRGLTGRQGVIIPRRNVQDLALHKEVVEAVKKGKFHIYPVDTIDQGITILTGVPAGERGPDGRFPEGTVNARVDARLRELAEGLRQFAPSQALERE